Proteins from a single region of Chloroflexota bacterium:
- a CDS encoding helix-turn-helix domain-containing protein, with product MEDAVLLDVTARLAKKLLEFARDYGMARPEGTVIGLRLTRADVASVVGATRESVNKPMGLFRGQEVLEMQHGRIVIRRPEELERRIY from the coding sequence GTGGAGGACGCGGTCCTCCTCGACGTGACGGCTCGCCTGGCCAAGAAGCTCCTGGAATTCGCGCGGGACTACGGCATGGCCAGACCCGAAGGAACGGTGATCGGTCTACGGCTGACGCGGGCGGACGTGGCCTCCGTGGTGGGCGCCACCCGCGAGAGCGTGAACAAGCCTATGGGGCTGTTTCGTGGTCAAGAGGTGCTCGAGATGCAGCACGGGCGCATCGTCATTCGCCGGCCGGAGGAGCTCGAGCGTCGCATCTACTGA
- a CDS encoding GntR family transcriptional regulator, whose translation MQAYEVLRARIVSGALPEGSRLPSYPALARSFGVSSMTMRSALRRLAAEGLITIQVGVGTRIGSGARPAILIIEADDDASDALGRMLAAAGMPTVAASSESEAVQVLESDTRLLMAFLSIHFPTVDDGLRMFSLIAKRRPGMPVVAMVRGAVDYDLLHSLPEGPVLIASRPPQAGQLRRLLQMARLGSAIVAADAAEPQRLELSGPALIADTSAADRARSARMLELAGIATREIATGAEMLRALAREYVSLVLINPALPGAGPGVLAAAASAYPETLFILTIGEDDALPNADGLAVVLGKPFEAEALADALRLRRLRPG comes from the coding sequence ATGCAAGCCTACGAGGTGCTCCGCGCGCGCATCGTGAGCGGAGCGCTCCCCGAAGGCAGCCGGTTGCCCTCGTATCCGGCGCTTGCCAGGAGCTTCGGCGTGTCCAGCATGACGATGCGCAGTGCGCTCCGCCGGCTCGCCGCGGAGGGGCTCATCACGATCCAGGTGGGTGTGGGCACGCGCATCGGATCGGGTGCCCGGCCCGCGATCCTGATCATCGAAGCGGATGACGACGCGAGCGACGCGCTGGGGCGGATGCTCGCCGCGGCAGGCATGCCCACAGTAGCGGCATCGAGCGAGTCCGAAGCGGTTCAGGTCCTCGAGTCCGACACGCGTCTCCTGATGGCGTTCCTGAGCATCCATTTCCCGACGGTGGACGATGGGCTCCGCATGTTCTCGCTCATCGCGAAGCGTCGACCCGGCATGCCCGTGGTGGCGATGGTGCGCGGCGCGGTGGACTACGATCTGCTGCACTCGCTGCCCGAGGGCCCAGTCCTGATCGCCTCGCGGCCGCCCCAGGCGGGGCAGCTCCGGCGTCTGCTGCAGATGGCGCGCCTCGGATCAGCCATCGTCGCGGCTGACGCCGCCGAGCCACAGCGATTGGAGCTGAGCGGCCCCGCGCTGATCGCGGATACGAGCGCCGCCGACCGCGCGCGGAGCGCGCGCATGCTGGAGCTGGCCGGCATCGCCACGCGAGAGATCGCCACGGGCGCGGAGATGCTCCGCGCCCTGGCGCGGGAGTACGTGAGCCTTGTGCTGATCAACCCCGCGCTTCCGGGAGCGGGACCGGGGGTGCTTGCCGCGGCGGCGAGCGCCTATCCGGAAACGCTGTTCATCCTGACGATCGGGGAGGACGATGCGCTTCCCAACGCGGACGGACTCGCCGTCGTGCTGGGCAAGCCGTTCGAGGCGGAGGCGCTGGCGGATGCGCTCCGACTGCGGAGACTCCGGCCAGGGTGA
- a CDS encoding anti-sigma factor: MASCIEVEELLGSYALGALPREALEEVEEHLGACGVCQSRAREMLRTASTLRLGVPQVDPPRALHDRILGAVRNPHEHGTGAPEDGRSLLVQLPVRRRRVAGPAYWAGAAALVLMFLSGWLGLQVIALQQSVATTEESARQAWAEAEVAADTIARWNQAGAAGAAHIDGTEMAPGAWGTLYYVPSQQDGVLLVGGLPNLPKDKCYQLWLIRGDRWMNGGTFYVENDGKSVVVVKSPMPMASIDTIRVTMEPHGGSAEPRGDRYMWARLGSS, translated from the coding sequence GTGGCGAGCTGCATCGAAGTCGAGGAGCTGCTCGGCTCGTATGCGCTGGGCGCACTTCCGCGCGAAGCGCTGGAGGAGGTGGAGGAGCATCTTGGAGCGTGCGGGGTGTGCCAGAGCCGTGCACGCGAGATGCTCCGCACGGCTTCAACCCTCCGGCTGGGTGTTCCTCAGGTGGATCCCCCGCGGGCGCTGCACGATCGAATCCTCGGCGCTGTTCGCAACCCGCACGAACATGGCACCGGGGCGCCCGAGGACGGGCGGAGCTTGCTCGTTCAGCTGCCCGTGCGTCGTCGACGCGTGGCCGGCCCGGCCTACTGGGCAGGCGCTGCCGCTCTGGTCCTCATGTTCCTGAGCGGCTGGCTCGGGCTGCAAGTCATCGCTCTCCAGCAGTCGGTGGCCACTACGGAAGAGTCGGCCCGACAGGCCTGGGCGGAAGCTGAGGTCGCCGCGGACACCATAGCGCGGTGGAACCAGGCGGGAGCCGCCGGCGCGGCCCACATCGACGGAACGGAGATGGCGCCGGGCGCCTGGGGCACGCTGTACTACGTGCCCAGTCAACAGGATGGTGTGCTGCTAGTTGGTGGATTGCCGAACCTGCCGAAAGATAAGTGCTACCAGCTGTGGCTCATTCGCGGCGACCGGTGGATGAACGGCGGCACGTTCTACGTGGAGAACGATGGGAAGTCCGTGGTGGTGGTCAAGTCACCCATGCCCATGGCGTCGATCGACACGATCCGCGTAACGATGGAGCCCCACGGCGGCAGTGCTGAGCCCCGTGGCGACCGGTACATGTGGGCGCGGCTTGGGAGTAGCTAG
- a CDS encoding sigma-70 family RNA polymerase sigma factor, whose product MKRTNVGMDPSSVPDQDLVALVSDGDSDALDQIYRRHARPVYSLVLHIVRDPTMAEDVTQEVFLKLWRQSDAYNPERGALGSWLLSVAHNRAIDLLRRRRVREEYPLPEEHAFNSMVADVADPSDAAGSAEVAASVRRALQQIPESQRQAIEMAFFQGKTHVEISEELGEPLGTAKTRIRLGMRKLRALLLADGVEI is encoded by the coding sequence GTGAAGCGTACTAACGTCGGGATGGATCCGTCGTCCGTACCGGATCAGGACCTTGTCGCCCTGGTGTCCGACGGTGACTCGGATGCGCTCGACCAGATCTACCGACGCCACGCGCGTCCGGTGTATTCGCTGGTCTTGCACATCGTTCGGGATCCGACCATGGCGGAAGATGTGACACAGGAAGTCTTCCTCAAGCTCTGGCGGCAGTCCGACGCCTACAACCCAGAGCGCGGCGCCCTCGGCTCGTGGCTCCTGAGCGTGGCCCACAATCGCGCGATCGACCTCTTGCGGCGTCGGCGAGTCCGCGAGGAGTACCCGTTACCGGAGGAGCATGCGTTCAATTCGATGGTGGCCGATGTGGCAGATCCCAGCGACGCCGCGGGCTCCGCCGAAGTTGCCGCGTCGGTTCGTCGAGCCCTTCAACAGATCCCCGAGTCGCAGCGGCAGGCGATCGAGATGGCTTTCTTTCAGGGGAAGACCCACGTGGAGATCTCCGAAGAGTTGGGCGAGCCACTGGGTACAGCCAAGACGCGGATCCGTCTGGGGATGCGCAAGCTCCGCGCGCTGCTCTTGGCCGATGGAGTGGAGATTTAG
- a CDS encoding cellulose synthase family protein yields the protein MLVVDLLWLPATAIYGIVLFFSFCVGINLLYMVFLAWTRPSRVLKPCPPAEFPLVTVQLPIFNELYVTRRLIQAACELVWPRDRLQIQVLDDSTDETQFLAASLVRRYAAQGIDIRHIHRSDRVGFKAGALEAGLRCSDGEFIAIFDADFVPPADFLHKTIPYFNREGVGFVQARWGHLNQSYSLLTEIQSVTIDVHFFVDQPARNHGGYFMNFNGTAGVWRRAAIEDAGGWQHDTLAEDLDLSYRAQLRGWEAVYLPDVVTPAELPVTIASYRCQQRRWAAGSFACALKLLPSLLIARVSPGVKLQGAFHLLGYGTHFCLLAMFLLQPLMIYYSQRFHTVHPATGGGSPVWSLIAAIPALAPTIYLAFAQWRAGRNLPQRMPYIVAASVMGAGMMLTTVSAMLGVLYRKKSVFERTPKYGIARASDSWDGKRYTLGVDAILGAELLLACYAMGTIAYALALRNWASFVFCSYFLCGMLFVIGVSFVQLSVPIAPRAVASATTGQRDS from the coding sequence TGGACGCGGCCGTCGCGTGTGCTCAAGCCGTGTCCGCCCGCGGAATTCCCGCTCGTCACCGTGCAGCTGCCCATCTTCAACGAGCTGTACGTCACCCGGCGTCTGATCCAGGCGGCGTGCGAGCTTGTCTGGCCACGCGACCGGCTGCAGATCCAGGTTCTGGACGATTCCACGGACGAAACGCAGTTTCTGGCCGCCTCGCTTGTGCGGCGGTACGCCGCCCAAGGCATCGACATTCGACACATACACCGATCTGACCGCGTGGGATTCAAAGCTGGCGCGCTTGAAGCGGGTCTGCGTTGTTCCGATGGAGAGTTCATCGCCATATTCGACGCCGATTTCGTCCCACCCGCTGATTTCCTTCACAAGACGATCCCGTATTTCAATCGGGAGGGCGTTGGATTCGTCCAGGCGCGATGGGGGCACCTGAATCAGTCCTACTCGCTGCTGACAGAAATTCAGTCGGTGACCATCGACGTCCATTTTTTCGTCGATCAACCGGCCCGAAATCACGGCGGCTACTTTATGAACTTCAACGGGACGGCCGGGGTTTGGCGACGCGCCGCAATTGAGGACGCCGGAGGCTGGCAGCACGACACGCTGGCCGAAGACCTCGATTTGAGCTATCGGGCGCAGCTTCGCGGATGGGAGGCCGTCTATCTCCCCGACGTCGTAACGCCCGCGGAGCTTCCGGTCACCATCGCCTCCTACCGTTGCCAGCAACGGCGGTGGGCGGCAGGCAGCTTCGCGTGCGCCCTGAAGCTCCTCCCGTCGCTGCTCATCGCGCGTGTGTCGCCGGGCGTCAAGCTGCAAGGAGCTTTTCATCTGCTGGGCTATGGCACGCACTTCTGCCTGCTTGCCATGTTTCTCCTGCAGCCGCTGATGATCTACTATTCGCAGCGCTTCCACACGGTTCACCCGGCAACGGGCGGAGGCTCTCCCGTATGGTCGCTCATCGCTGCCATTCCAGCCCTTGCACCGACGATCTATCTCGCGTTCGCCCAGTGGCGAGCCGGGCGCAATCTGCCCCAGCGTATGCCCTATATCGTGGCTGCCAGCGTCATGGGCGCGGGCATGATGCTCACGACCGTCAGCGCCATGCTCGGCGTGCTCTACCGGAAGAAATCTGTCTTCGAACGCACGCCAAAGTACGGAATCGCTCGCGCGTCCGACTCTTGGGATGGAAAGCGATACACTCTCGGTGTTGACGCGATTCTTGGGGCAGAGTTGCTTCTCGCGTGCTACGCGATGGGGACGATCGCCTATGCGCTGGCGCTAAGAAATTGGGCAAGCTTCGTGTTCTGTTCGTACTTCCTGTGCGGCATGCTGTTCGTGATTGGGGTGAGCTTCGTGCAGCTCAGCGTTCCCATCGCGCCCCGCGCCGTCGCATCGGCCACGACCGGCCAGCGCGACTCGTAA